In the genome of Acidobacteriota bacterium, the window GAGAATGGTGCGGCCGACGATGGACGGATCGCTTCCGTAGCGGCGGGCCCACAGCGCATGGCTGAGAATGACGACAGGCGGCGCGCCGGGGCGTCCGTCCTGAGGCTGAAAGGCGCGTCCCAGGGCCGGGCGGGCACCCAGAAGGCTGAAGTGACTGGCGAAGACCCGCGCGCCGCGGGCGTCTTCGGGTCCGCCTTGGCCGGTGAGGGGGAAAAGACTGCGCGTCCAACCGGCCACTTCAAAACTTTGAGCATGATCTTCCAAATATTGGACAGCCGGCGTGCCGAAGGGAAGCAGTTGATCGGGATATAGCTTGATGAGCCGGTGAGGCTGTTGATAAGGCAGCGGGTCGAGAATCACGCCGTGAACCACGCTGAAAACCGAGGTGGCGGCGCCGATTCCCAGCGCCAGCGTAAGAATGACCACCAGGCTGATGAGGGGCCGGGCCCGCAGTCCCCGCCCGGCGTAACGAAGATCTTGCAACAAACGGCTCACGAAGGCACCTCCTGACCGCCCCTTGAACGGCGGCGGACCATGGAACTTGGATTGATGAACGAGGGAATGAGGCTTGGAGAAGAAGCGGCGCTTCAGAGCCGTGCCCAGCGCCATCAGGGCCTGCCGCCAATACCAGGCCCGGGCCGGCAGAGCCCCGCGCCGGGGACGCACGTAGAGCAGAAATTCCTCGTCCAGATCGCCGGCCACGGCCTCGCCGTCGGGCTTCGGCCAACAGCGTTCCACCAGCCAGGACGCCAGGCGCGGAGGAACTGTCCGGTTCTCATGCCGCTTCCCGGCGGCCTCACCGCTCATGATTCGGCCTCCGCGGTGTCGCGCAGGGCGGCCAAGTCGAGTTCTCCCCACATCTGGCGCCGCAATTTCTGGGCCCTCAGCAGCACCTGAGCCCCCTGCGGCTGCAAGGCGTAGTACTTGCGCGCCCGTCCCCGCCGTTCCTTGGCCGTCTCCGCCAGGCAGGAGGCCAGATAGCTCTTGTCCTCCATCCGGTCCAATGTGGCGTAGACCGCTCCGATAGCAGTCGAGCGTCCCGACCGACGCTCGATCTCGCGCCGCACCTGCATGCCGTAAGCCCGTCCGCCCAGATGGGCCACGGCCAACAGCACCAGTTCTTCGAAGGACCCCAAAAGCGGCTCGTCTGGCTTGCTCTCTTTGCTTTCTTCGGCTGGCATTTCTACATCGTATAATTTTACAATGTAGAAATCAAGTCCGGGCCGATTTTTTTTTTAATGAACGGCTATTTTTTCTCGGACCGTGGGTGAATTCCGCGGGTTTCTTAGTTGTCCTGCCCGCCGAGCTTCTTGGCGGCCTCGGTCAGTTGCGGCGACTCGGACAGGATGCGCGCTGCATGGCTGAGATAGCGGCTGGCCTCGACTTTTTGGTCCTGCGCCGCCAAGACCTCGGCCAGGGCAAGATAGAGTCTCTCCAGGGAAGGATCCACGGCCAGCCCGCGGCGATAGGCCGCTATGGCTTCTTCGGCTTGCTCCGTTTCCTCCAGCGCGAAGCCCAGGTGAAGGTAGGCGATGGCCAGGTTGGAACAGGACACGGTGGCCAGGCGCAGTTGGGTGACGGCTTCCTGCGGGCGGTCGGCGGCCCGCAGAAAACGGCCCAAGTTATAGCGAAAGCGGCAATCCCCGGGCTGCGCCTCAAGAGCCTGCCGCAGCTTGGTGATGGCTTCTTCCAGGTTGCCCGCGCGCCCCTCCAGGGCTCCTTGCAGACCCAGGGCCTGGACGTTGCCGGGATCCTTTTCCTGGGCGGCCGAGATCAGTTGGCGGGCCTGCTCGAACTGGCCGCGGCGCAGAAACTCGGGAACCGCCTGCAAGAAAGGCTGAGCGTGGGAGGGATCTGTGATGCCCAGCAGCTTTTGGTACTGATCGAGAAAGGCGTCGGAGGCGCGTGTGCCGGTCTTGAGGACGGCTGCGGCCCGGTAGACCTGCCCCTCATTTCCCGGGGGCGCGTGCTCGGGACGATAGAAGTCGACATCGCTGACGGTGTGAGTGGCTTCCTGCAGGGGAGCGAGCCGCTCCTGCTGCGGGGCCGGACGGCGCTGGATGCGGTGGTCGGTCATTACCACCTGGATGACGTCCTGGGTGCGTCGGCGTGGCATGTGGCAGCTCACGCAGTCGGCCTGCTCGAGGGAAGCGAAGGAGCAAGCATGTCCTTCCAGCGAGGCCATCTCATCGCCCGAATGGCAGCTCAGACAGGCCTCGCGATAGTGGGCGGCGCGTTGTGCCGCCGGCACCTTGCGGTGAGGGTCGTGGCAGGTCAGACAACTGAGCTTTCCCTGGCCCTCGAGAAAGCAGGCGCTTTGGCGCAGCCGGTAGGGATGGTGGTTGATCTCGAAACGCTCAGAGCGGGGATTGCCTTCTTCCTCGATGTCGAACAAGACTTGATAGTCAGAGAGCTTTTGGCCGGGCCGGAAGGAGTAGGTTCCGCGTTCGAAGCGGCGAATCCCCGGCAAGCCGACCGAGGGCTGCAGGTGGCATCCGTAGCAGATTTCGTCGCGCCTTGCAGGCTCCAGGCGTCCAGGATTCACGATGGCGGTCCGCAGGCTTTCGGTGGCTTCGCCCCGCAGCGCTTTGCGGGCGTGCCCGGCTCCCGGTCCGTGGCAGCGCTGGCATCCCGTCCCCTCGGGCAGAGTGGCGGGAAAGACGTGCATCTGCTCGTCCTGGTCGCTGCCCTCCTCCACGTCGGGATAGGCATTGTGGCAGAACATGCATTCGCGGCGCACCAAGCGCTGCAAGCCCAAGTGTCGGGGCCGGTCGTATCCGGGCGCCATGCCCCAACTGGAAGTCTGCGAATACCAGGCCAGCGGGAACTGATAGAGCTCTCCCGACCCGGTGCGGAAGAGGTAGGTGCGCGAGGTGTGCCCTGAGCCCAGTATCCAATCGACGGGAATCTCGATCTCATTGATCGGCTGCCCCTGCGCGTCCCGCTGGTAGCGGCGGAAGACCAGACGTTCCCCG includes:
- a CDS encoding ABC transporter permease, which codes for MSGEAAGKRHENRTVPPRLASWLVERCWPKPDGEAVAGDLDEEFLLYVRPRRGALPARAWYWRQALMALGTALKRRFFSKPHSLVHQSKFHGPPPFKGRSGGAFVSRLLQDLRYAGRGLRARPLISLVVILTLALGIGAATSVFSVVHGVILDPLPYQQPHRLIKLYPDQLLPFGTPAVQYLEDHAQSFEVAGWTRSLFPLTGQGGPEDARGARVFASHFSLLGARPALGRAFQPQDGRPGAPPVVILSHALWARRYGSDPSIVGRTIL
- a CDS encoding helix-turn-helix transcriptional regulator, with translation MPAEESKESKPDEPLLGSFEELVLLAVAHLGGRAYGMQVRREIERRSGRSTAIGAVYATLDRMEDKSYLASCLAETAKERRGRARKYYALQPQGAQVLLRAQKLRRQMWGELDLAALRDTAEAES
- a CDS encoding tetratricopeptide repeat protein, yielding MRIATLFLGLLVAATVLLWAGVEGTQERADPLAAMGMKVSEGAAAGYVEDRACGICHRQIFDSYQEVGMARSFMRPRREESIEDFSQPFHHVPSDRYYQMSWNGERLVFRRYQRDAQGQPINEIEIPVDWILGSGHTSRTYLFRTGSGELYQFPLAWYSQTSSWGMAPGYDRPRHLGLQRLVRRECMFCHNAYPDVEEGSDQDEQMHVFPATLPEGTGCQRCHGPGAGHARKALRGEATESLRTAIVNPGRLEPARRDEICYGCHLQPSVGLPGIRRFERGTYSFRPGQKLSDYQVLFDIEEEGNPRSERFEINHHPYRLRQSACFLEGQGKLSCLTCHDPHRKVPAAQRAAHYREACLSCHSGDEMASLEGHACSFASLEQADCVSCHMPRRRTQDVIQVVMTDHRIQRRPAPQQERLAPLQEATHTVSDVDFYRPEHAPPGNEGQVYRAAAVLKTGTRASDAFLDQYQKLLGITDPSHAQPFLQAVPEFLRRGQFEQARQLISAAQEKDPGNVQALGLQGALEGRAGNLEEAITKLRQALEAQPGDCRFRYNLGRFLRAADRPQEAVTQLRLATVSCSNLAIAYLHLGFALEETEQAEEAIAAYRRGLAVDPSLERLYLALAEVLAAQDQKVEASRYLSHAARILSESPQLTEAAKKLGGQDN